The region TGGGACAAGCGTTAACCTGGCAACAATTTGAGCCTCATGAACGCGCCAAAGTCTCTTCCGCCGTGATGCTGGTCGCACTGCTGGCTCCCGCCTGTTCGCCCGCGATCGGTGGCGTGCTGGTACAGTCTTTTAGCTGGCGCTGGATATTCTTCGCCACGCTGCCTGTTGCGCTGCTAACGTTGCTGCTCGCGAGCCTGTGGCTAAAAGACGAGCCTGTGGCAGGCGGGTCGTCGCGCCTGCTGCATTTACCCTTACTGCGCAATTCACTGCTGCGCTTCGCCATGCTGATTTATCTCTGTGTGCCGGGGATGTTCATCGGTGTGAGTGTGGTGGGCATGTTTTATTTGCAGCGCATCGCCGGGATGTCGCCAGCAATGACCGGCGCGTTAATGATCCCGTGGTCGCTGGCGTCTTTCGCCGCGATCTGTTTTAGCGGCCGGTATTTCAACCGCCTTGGCCCACGACCATTAATTATCACCGGCTGTTTATTGCAGGCTGTCGGGATGCTGATGCTGACGGGCGTTACGCCAGAGACGCCTGTCAGCGTCGTTACCGCAGCATTTACGTTGATGGGCGCGGGTGGGAGTTTGTGCAGCAGCACCGCGCAGAGCAGTGCCTTTTTGACGATTCCCCATCATGAGATGCCCGATGCCAGCGCGCTGTGGAATCTTAACCGGCAACTGAGCTTCTTCCTCGGGACAACCTTGCTGGCATGCGTGTTGAGCGCGTTACAGCATCTGTTTTCCCCTTTGCTGGCCTGGCGCGGCACATTTATTACCGCTGCCGCCTTTTCCTTGTTACCGCTGGTGGCCGCCCTGCGACTAAATAACCAACAAACTCTGCACTATCTGCATCAGGAGAAACCATGAAAGCCTATATTACTGAAATTATTGACGCGCATATCGCCATCGAAAACTGGCTCAGCCGGGGTGAAGGCGAGCTGGAGGCATTGATGGCGCGCTTTGCCGGAAACTTTTCCATGGTGACGCTTTCCGGTGCATCTCTGGACTACGCGGCCCTTGCCGGTTTTTTCCAGGCGCAGCGCGGTAGTCGAGCAGGGCTGAAGATCGTGGTAGATAACATCGAACCGCTGGCGGAGTGGGAGGATGGCGCGGTAATAGGCTACCGGGAAACGCAGGGTGAGCATGTGCGCTGGTCGACAGTGGTGTTTCAATTTCAGCAAGGACGCGTGTTGTGGCGTCATTTGCATGAAACGGCGCAGGCAGCGTGACGGTGGATTGAGAACAAAGAAAAAAGGCCGCGTCATCTGCGAGCGGCCTTTTTGTCGTGAAATGGTGCTTATTCGCGGAACAGCGCTTCGATATTCAGCCCTTGCGTTTGCAGGATTTCACGCAGACGACGCAGACCTTCAACCTGAATCTGGCGAACACGTTCACGAGTGAGACCAATTTCGCGGCCCACATCTTCCAGTGTTGCAGCTTCATAACCCAGCAGACCGAAACGACGCGCCAGCACTTCACGCTGTTTGGCGTTCAGTTCGAACAGCCATTTAACGATGCTTTGTTTCATATCATCGTCTTGCGTGGTGTCTTCCGGACCGTTGTCTTTCTCATCGGCCAGGATATCCAGCAGCGCTTTTTCAGAATCACCGCCCAGCGGCGTATCAACTGAGGTAATGCGCTCGTTGAGACGCAGCATACGGCTGACATCATCAACAGGTTTATCCAGCTGTTCGGCAATCTCTTCCGCGCTCGGCTCGTGGTCCAGTTTATGGGACAACTCGCGAGCAGTACGCAGATAGACGTTCAGCTCTTTAACAATGTGGATTGGCAGACGAATCGTACGGGTTTGATTCATGATTGCCCGTTCAATGGTCTGACGGATCCACCAGGTGGCATACGTTGAGAAACGGAACCCACGTTCAGGGTCAAATTTCTCAACGGCGCGGATCAGCCCCAGGTTACCCTCTTCAATCAGATCCAACAGCGCCAGACCACGATTGCTATAACGACGGGCAATTTTCACCACCAGACGCAGGTTACTTTCGATCATGCGACGGCGAGAGGCTACATCACCACGTAGCGCACGGCGTGCGAAATAAACTTCTTCTTCGGCCGTTAAGAGCGGGGAGTACCCAATTTCCCCAAGGTACAGCTGAGTCGCGTCCAAAACACGCTGGGTTGCACCCTGCGACAACAGCTCCTCTTCAGCCAGGTCGTTATCACTGGGTTCCTCTTCTACTAAGGCTTTCTCATCAAAAGCCTCTACTCCGTTCTCATCAAATTCCGCGTCTTCATTTAAATCATGAACTTTCAGCGTATTCTGACTCATAAGGTGGCTCCTACCCGTGATCCCTGGGCAAAGCACCTGAAGACTACTCATTTTGCCGGCTGCAGCGGCATCTGCGCACGCTGCAACGACTCAAATGGGGAGCACTTCATTCACTTTGCACCGATTTATCGCTGCGGCAAATAACGCAGCGGGTTTACGGATTTCCCCTTGTAACGAATTTCAAAATGCAAGCGTGTAGAACTGGTTCCGGTGCTACCCATGGTAGCGATTTTCTGCCCCGCCTTAACTTCTTGTTGTTCCCGGACCAGCATTGTGTCGTTATGGGCGTAGGCACTCAGGTAATCATCGTTATGTTTTATGATGATCAAATTACCGTAACCGCGCAGTGCGTTACCGGCATATACAACGCGCCCATCTGCGGTCGCGACGATAGCCTGCCCTTTACTGCCCGCAATATCGACGCCTTTGTTGCCACCTTCGGTCGCAGAGAAGTTGTCGATAACGTTGCCATCAGTCGGCCAGCGCCATGAAGCAATTGGCGAGCTGGTTGAGGTACTGCTGGCAGTCGGTTCGGTTGAGCTTACAGAAGGAGCCGTAACAGGCGCTGTGACGATAGTCGCAGGCTTATTGTTCGGCAACATTTTGTTAGCACTTTGTTCACCTGAATCTTCAGAATACGTAATTGTCGGTTTCGAAGCAACCACTACGGTTGAATTTTGTGCAGGTTTTGAGACGATTCCTTGCGCAGAAGCATCAGCCTGAGTTATGGCGTTACCACCAGTGATTGGCGTACCGGATGCATTGCCAACCTGCAATGTTTGTCCGACTTCCAGACTATACGGCGCGGCAACGTGATTACGCT is a window of Enterobacter sp. R4-368 DNA encoding:
- a CDS encoding MFS transporter, with the translated sequence MMYRNKVAVVYLLGFFLDLINMFIASVAFPAMAVSLQASVSALAWVSNGYIAGLTLAIPFSARLTRRFGARRVFIFSLVVFSAAAMAAGCANSAGSLIFWRVLQGTGGGLLIPVGQALTWQQFEPHERAKVSSAVMLVALLAPACSPAIGGVLVQSFSWRWIFFATLPVALLTLLLASLWLKDEPVAGGSSRLLHLPLLRNSLLRFAMLIYLCVPGMFIGVSVVGMFYLQRIAGMSPAMTGALMIPWSLASFAAICFSGRYFNRLGPRPLIITGCLLQAVGMLMLTGVTPETPVSVVTAAFTLMGAGGSLCSSTAQSSAFLTIPHHEMPDASALWNLNRQLSFFLGTTLLACVLSALQHLFSPLLAWRGTFITAAAFSLLPLVAALRLNNQQTLHYLHQEKP
- the rpoS gene encoding RNA polymerase sigma factor RpoS, which codes for MSQNTLKVHDLNEDAEFDENGVEAFDEKALVEEEPSDNDLAEEELLSQGATQRVLDATQLYLGEIGYSPLLTAEEEVYFARRALRGDVASRRRMIESNLRLVVKIARRYSNRGLALLDLIEEGNLGLIRAVEKFDPERGFRFSTYATWWIRQTIERAIMNQTRTIRLPIHIVKELNVYLRTARELSHKLDHEPSAEEIAEQLDKPVDDVSRMLRLNERITSVDTPLGGDSEKALLDILADEKDNGPEDTTQDDDMKQSIVKWLFELNAKQREVLARRFGLLGYEAATLEDVGREIGLTRERVRQIQVEGLRRLREILQTQGLNIEALFRE
- the nlpD gene encoding murein hydrolase activator NlpD is translated as MVSLWLAGCSNSTNAPAPVSSVGGMKSASSNNSSSGMLITPPPKLGTSAQQPQIQPVQRPAVQPTQIQPVAQQPVQTVNGHIVYNRQYGNIPKGSYTGGSTYTVKRGDTLFYIAWITGNDFRDLAQRNHVAAPYSLEVGQTLQVGNASGTPITGGNAITQADASAQGIVSKPAQNSTVVVASKPTITYSEDSGEQSANKMLPNNKPATIVTAPVTAPSVSSTEPTASSTSTSSPIASWRWPTDGNVIDNFSATEGGNKGVDIAGSKGQAIVATADGRVVYAGNALRGYGNLIIIKHNDDYLSAYAHNDTMLVREQQEVKAGQKIATMGSTGTSSTRLHFEIRYKGKSVNPLRYLPQR